Proteins co-encoded in one Acidobacteriota bacterium genomic window:
- a CDS encoding DoxX family membrane protein, which produces MPDIKLVTKVIFGLLFIAAGANHFRDPKFYEAIMPPYLPWHYALVIISGIAEVVLGIGLLIPKASVYSAWGLILLLIAVFPANIHMTMHPELYPNIPVIGLWLRLPLQGLLIAWAYWYTR; this is translated from the coding sequence ATGCCGGATATCAAGTTAGTTACAAAAGTCATTTTCGGCCTGCTTTTTATCGCGGCCGGAGCTAATCATTTTCGCGATCCAAAATTTTACGAGGCGATCATGCCGCCGTATTTGCCGTGGCACTATGCACTGGTGATCATCAGCGGCATCGCCGAAGTTGTGCTTGGGATCGGGCTTCTGATACCGAAGGCCAGCGTCTATTCGGCCTGGGGATTGATCCTGCTGCTGATCGCGGTTTTCCCGGCGAATATCCACATGACCATGCACCCTGAGCTTTATCCGAACATTCCCGTCATTGGGCTTTGGCTGAGATTGCCGTTGCAGGGCCTACTGATCGCGTGGGCGTATTGGTACACCCGTTAG
- a CDS encoding DUF1304 domain-containing protein — MDTATNILIGIVAALHLYFLVLEMFLWDKAPGFRAFGHTPEHAAITKKLAANQGLYNGFLAAGLIFGIVAGAHDGFHIKIFFLTCVIVAGIFGAVTVSRKIFFIQALPALIALILLHLH; from the coding sequence ATGGATACAGCAACCAATATCCTTATAGGAATTGTCGCCGCTCTGCACCTTTATTTTCTGGTTCTGGAGATGTTTTTGTGGGACAAAGCGCCAGGTTTCAGGGCGTTCGGCCACACTCCGGAGCACGCTGCGATCACGAAAAAGCTGGCTGCAAATCAAGGCCTATACAACGGGTTTCTTGCCGCCGGGTTGATCTTTGGCATCGTCGCCGGAGCTCACGACGGTTTTCACATAAAGATCTTTTTCCTCACCTGCGTGATCGTTGCCGGAATTTTCGGCGCGGTCACGGTCAGCCGAAAGATATTTTTCATTCAAGCACTACCGGCGCTCATCGCACTTATTTTGCTGCATCTGCACTGA